The following nucleotide sequence is from Metamycoplasma phocicerebrale.
AGGTAATAATTCGGACCTTGTGCTAAAGTTAGATATTCCTCTTACAGAACCTGGCATTTCTACAAAATCTGGTTTTATATTTAACTTGTCTAAAAAGGTATCTATTCTTTTAACAAATTCACTTTTAATATTGCAATATGAATAATAAATAAATACATATGGAGTGTCAACTAAATCAAGCGCTTGTTTTATAACTAAATCAATGTGTTGGTGCGAAGTATTAAAAATAACCTTTAAACGTTCTTTTAATTTCATTTGTAATTCATCAATTTCAAAGAAATATTCATCTTTAGGTCTGTCAACCGTTAATATAACATTAAAGTTTTGGCTTTTTTGTTTGTATATGTTGCTAAGAATATTAGATAAAGGTATTACTGGATTATATATTGGGATAATTATAGTTAAATTTGTTTTCATAAAGTCCTACATTTTAATTTGGCCAGCAACACGAGGAAATGGAATTGCATCTCTAATATTTGAAATGCCTGTAACATACATAACCAATCTTTCAAAACCTATTCCAAAACCACTTGAAGGTGCATATCCAAAACGTCTTAAATCTAAATATCATTGAAGTGGTTCAGTAGGTATTTTTAAATCCTTCATTCTTTTCACTAATTTGTCATAACTTGCTTCCCTTTGGCTTCCGCCTATTAGTTCCCCAATTCCTGGCACCAATAAATCAAAGGCTCTAACTGTTTTGTTATCTTCATTTTGATACATATAAAAAGCTTTAATATCTTTTGGATAATTAATTACAGCAACAGGTCCTTTTACTATTTTTTCGGCTAAAAATTTTTCATGTTCTGAAGCCAAATCCATACCAAAGAAAATATTTTTTTCTTCAAAATTATCTTTATATTTTTTTAATTGTTCTATTACATCTTTGTAATCTAATACTGTCAATTTATTGTGTAAAAACTTTTCTAAAGTATCTAAAAGATTGGGGTTTTGTGAATTCAAATATTTCATTTCATCAGGGTAATTATTAATTGTGTTTTTAATTACAGTTTTTAATAAATCATCTGCTAAAGTTATTACATCTTTTAAATCATAAAAAGCTATTTCAGGTTCTATCATTCAAAACTCCGCCAAATGTCTAGAAGTATGAGAATTTTCCGCTCTAAAAGTTGGTCCGAATGTATAAACTTTTTTAAAACCTGCTGCATAAGATTCAGCATGTAATTGTCCAGTTACCCCTAAAAATGCTTTTTGTTTGAAAAAGAAGTCTTTAGATTCATCGTCAACTAATAAAGTTTCTCCTGCCCCTTCTCCATCATTAGAAGTAATAATTGGCGAAGCCATATTTAAAAATCCATTTTCTTGAAAATATTTATGAATTTCAAAAGTTAAAGAGTTTCTTATTATCATAACAGATCTAAATAAATTAGTTCTATGTCTTAAATGAGGAATTTCTCTTAAAAAATCTAAAGTAGTTTCTTTTTTTTGAATTGGAAAATCTAAATCAACATTATTCAAAACTTCTAAAGAACAAGCCAACAATTCAAAAGGTTGTTTGGCTTCTGGAGTTAAATGTAGGTTTCCTTTTATAATAATAGATGAACCTAAAGAAATATTTTCTATATTTCAATTTTGAATGTTTTCACCCTTAATAACTACTTGTAAATTTGAAACTGTACTACCATCATTAATAGTTAAAAATCTTACTTTATCATTACCTCTATTAGATATAACTCAACCTTCTATTTGGTAATCTAGATTTTCTTTTATTTCTTCTTTGTTTGTTATCAGTTGTTTAAGTGTCATAAAGCGCTCCTTGTTAATAAAAATTTAATGTTTTCGCTTAATTTAAATATATCTAATAATTATACTTTAAATAACTATAGAAATAATTAATAAGTTGTAATTTTAAGGCTTAAAAATAAAGCTATAAGTAAAAAAAATAATAAACAAAAAAAGTGCTATTTAAGCACTTTAATAATTCTAAGAACGTGTTCTTTCATAATAATAAGCTGCTATTTTTGTTCTTAAATTATTATCAATTATAGGGTATGTAAATAGTTGGTATGTTGAACTTGCAGCAGGTTGTGAATAGATAGATTTTGCTATTTCGTCATTTCCAAAATATCATTTTTCAATAAATTTATAAGTTAATTTATCTGCAGGAGTGTATGATATGTAATCAAAGTTTGCCAATTCAGCAAAATGGTAATTTGTAAATGTATCATTAAAAGCATCTTCAAATAATGCATATCCTTCATCAGAGTTATTTCTTACAATTTCTAACCAAGTTCAATAATCTCCAATGGTATCATTTGATAAAAATTTATTTATTTGATTTTTTCAATTAAAAAAATCATTTCAATTTACTAATTTGAATTTATCGTTTTTATTTAATGCTTCTATTACACCTTGCCTTTCATTATCAAAAATAGATTTTAAAACTTTTTTGGTGTTGCTAATTACTTCGGCATTTAAGTTTTCTTTTAAAACTTCAAAAAAATCTTTTTCTAAGTCATGCAACCCATCTTGAATGCTTTTGTTATTTAGGAAGTGCGAATTGTTAAAATATACATGTTCTTTTAAAGAAGTTAAGAAATTATCAGTATCTTCATCGCTCAATTTGTGCGAAATTATTCAGCAATCTACTAAAACATAATTAAATTTAGGTCTAATAAAACGAATAGTTCCTTCTTCGACACTTGAGTAATTATCTTCAGAATAATAAGCATCAAGAGCATCACCATTATATATAACTCCAGAATCAGATCTTGAACTTTTAGGTTCAATAACATGATTCAATAATTCTAAACCGTCTCCACTTAAAAAGTTGTGCGAAGTATCTTTTATAGAGGCACCTGAAACCTTTTCAACAAAATGTATAAATGAGTCTATTGCAATTTTGTAATTGTCTTCTGTAAACTCAAATAATTTGCCATTATCAGTAGTAAACACTTTTTTTCATTCATCGGGCTTTTCATACATATAATTAATAGCCCCAATCATTAAATTATCAACATAAGCATTTGTTCAAGCAACTCTTTCATATTTATTTTCTTTTAATACTGAAAAAATTTGCATTCAATCAAGTTCTAAACTTTTGTTTTCTAAATCTTGAATTTCGGGAGAATCTACTTTTAAATGTGGTCTAGAAGTCTTGTTTATATTGTATGCTATACCCTTATCTTGTGCAAAGTAAGGAATTATATAATCATAAAAGTGGTCTCATTCAGTTTGGTTATTTTTGTCTATAGATCTTCATCTTTTTAAATTTTTATTAATTTCAAAACCACGCTTTTTTCTTTCCTCTTCACTCATTTTTTCTAACTTATTGTAAATTAAAAAGTCAAAACTTTCTAAGTGATCTTGAACATTTTGTGTGTATAATTTTTTTCTTT
It contains:
- the asnS gene encoding asparagine--tRNA ligase, with the protein product MTLKQLITNKEEIKENLDYQIEGWVISNRGNDKVRFLTINDGSTVSNLQVVIKGENIQNWNIENISLGSSIIIKGNLHLTPEAKQPFELLACSLEVLNNVDLDFPIQKKETTLDFLREIPHLRHRTNLFRSVMIIRNSLTFEIHKYFQENGFLNMASPIITSNDGEGAGETLLVDDESKDFFFKQKAFLGVTGQLHAESYAAGFKKVYTFGPTFRAENSHTSRHLAEFWMIEPEIAFYDLKDVITLADDLLKTVIKNTINNYPDEMKYLNSQNPNLLDTLEKFLHNKLTVLDYKDVIEQLKKYKDNFEEKNIFFGMDLASEHEKFLAEKIVKGPVAVINYPKDIKAFYMYQNEDNKTVRAFDLLVPGIGELIGGSQREASYDKLVKRMKDLKIPTEPLQWYLDLRRFGYAPSSGFGIGFERLVMYVTGISNIRDAIPFPRVAGQIKM